The Micromonospora sp. NBC_01740 genome includes a window with the following:
- a CDS encoding winged helix-turn-helix transcriptional regulator, with protein sequence MSQGNSDVTAGRASEACGAVDGSFAPGQATACTVREVLDRVGGKWSIGILVAAAQGPVRFTELERRVEGISRRMLTLTLRNLERDGLLHRKVHPTVPPKVEYTATPIALELHESLVALTHWAERHRSAIADARARYDRAHGGDLPPVPEG encoded by the coding sequence GTGTCGCAGGGGAACAGCGATGTCACCGCCGGGCGGGCGTCCGAGGCGTGCGGGGCGGTCGACGGGTCCTTCGCCCCCGGCCAGGCCACGGCGTGCACGGTCCGCGAGGTGCTCGACCGGGTGGGCGGCAAGTGGAGCATCGGCATCCTCGTGGCCGCCGCCCAGGGCCCGGTGCGCTTCACGGAGCTGGAACGCCGCGTGGAGGGGATCAGCCGGCGGATGCTCACCCTCACCCTGCGCAACCTCGAGCGCGACGGGCTGCTGCACCGGAAGGTCCATCCGACCGTCCCGCCGAAGGTGGAGTACACCGCCACCCCGATCGCGCTTGAACTCCACGAGTCGCTGGTGGCCCTGACCCACTGGGCGGAACGGCACCGCAGCGCGATCGCCGACGCCCGGGCCAGGTACGACCGGGCGCACGGCGGGGACCTCCCGCCCGTTCCGGAGGGGTAA